A single Pseudoalteromonas phenolica DNA region contains:
- a CDS encoding DNA-3-methyladenine glycosylase I has translation MCTRCLWLDETKPDYVAYHDEEWGIPVFDDQKLFEFITLESAQAGLSWYTILKKRDGYRAAFKNFEVNKVAAMTDEDIESLMADPSIVRNKLKIAATINNAKAFIKIQQEFGSFAKYQWQFVNNKPIVNQIHSRNDYPATSEISEKFAKDLKKRGFKFLGPTTVYAHMQACGMVNDHDNACFRKQEVIDSYCDKDFAKELM, from the coding sequence ATGTGCACACGCTGCCTTTGGCTAGACGAAACTAAACCAGATTACGTTGCTTATCACGATGAAGAATGGGGCATCCCTGTATTTGACGATCAAAAGCTTTTCGAGTTTATCACCCTTGAATCAGCGCAAGCAGGGCTGAGTTGGTACACTATTTTAAAAAAGCGCGATGGCTACAGAGCTGCTTTCAAAAATTTCGAAGTCAATAAAGTTGCAGCTATGACAGATGAAGATATAGAAAGTTTAATGGCTGATCCAAGCATTGTTCGCAATAAATTAAAAATTGCCGCGACTATCAACAATGCCAAGGCATTTATAAAGATACAGCAAGAGTTTGGTAGCTTCGCGAAATACCAATGGCAGTTTGTTAACAATAAGCCGATCGTGAATCAAATACATAGCAGAAACGATTACCCTGCCACCAGCGAGATCAGTGAAAAGTTTGCCAAAGATTTAAAGAAACGCGGGTTTAAATTTTTAGGCCCAACCACGGTATACGCGCATATGCAGGCATGTGGCATGGTCAACGACCACGATAACGCCTGTTTTCGAAAGCAAGAAGTCATTGATTCATACTGCGATAAAGACTTTGCAAAAGAACTTATGTAA
- a CDS encoding sigma-54-dependent transcriptional regulator, with translation MSHSILVVEDDAGLREALIDTLQLSGFDTVEASSAEEAVMLLKKQTFSIVVSDVQMGTMSGLDLLKTIKLNYPDLPVLMMTAYATIDDAVEAMRLGAIDYMAKPFAPEVLLNMVSRYMPAKEKETEGPVVADPQSLQLLELANKVAKSDASVMVLGPSGSGKEVLARFIHDKSERKDEAFVAINCAAIPENMLEATLFGYEKGAFTGAIQACPGKFEQAQKGTILLDEITEMDLGLQAKLLRVLQEREVERLGGRKTIDLDVRVLATSNRELKEAVAEGKFREDLYYRLNVFPLMWLPLNERPGDIVVLAEHLLARHTSKAGKPAVQLSDSAKQKLLSHSWPGNVRELDNVVQRALILQQGDTVHGEDIFIENYQPSLVITRTTNTEVSPQINVEQQARQVEPVISDIESYDAANYKATLQDKEHQIILDTLHKCNGKRKDVAEVLGMSPRTLRYKLAKMRDMGILLPA, from the coding sequence ATGAGTCATTCAATTTTAGTCGTTGAAGATGATGCAGGGTTAAGAGAAGCGTTAATAGATACACTTCAACTTTCAGGTTTTGATACGGTTGAGGCGAGTTCTGCCGAAGAAGCGGTCATGCTTTTGAAAAAACAAACCTTCTCGATTGTGGTGAGTGATGTGCAAATGGGCACAATGAGTGGTTTAGATTTACTCAAAACCATAAAGCTCAATTATCCTGACTTGCCTGTACTGATGATGACGGCTTACGCAACCATTGATGATGCGGTTGAGGCGATGCGTTTAGGTGCCATTGACTATATGGCAAAACCGTTTGCGCCTGAAGTGCTGCTAAATATGGTTAGCCGTTACATGCCAGCAAAAGAAAAAGAAACAGAGGGCCCGGTGGTTGCTGATCCACAAAGTCTTCAATTACTTGAACTTGCTAATAAAGTGGCGAAATCTGATGCTAGCGTTATGGTGCTAGGGCCAAGTGGTTCGGGTAAAGAAGTATTGGCTCGATTCATTCACGATAAATCAGAACGCAAAGATGAAGCCTTTGTAGCCATCAATTGTGCGGCTATTCCTGAAAATATGCTCGAAGCTACTTTGTTTGGGTATGAAAAAGGTGCGTTCACAGGAGCTATTCAAGCATGTCCGGGTAAATTCGAACAAGCACAAAAAGGCACCATTTTATTGGATGAAATCACCGAAATGGATTTAGGTTTACAAGCAAAGCTACTTCGCGTGTTGCAAGAGCGAGAAGTTGAGCGACTTGGTGGCAGAAAAACCATCGACTTAGACGTCAGAGTTTTGGCGACCAGTAACCGTGAACTTAAAGAAGCGGTGGCTGAAGGTAAGTTCAGAGAAGATTTATATTACCGCTTGAATGTTTTTCCTCTGATGTGGCTGCCACTGAATGAGCGCCCAGGTGATATCGTAGTGTTAGCTGAGCACTTGTTAGCAAGACATACCAGCAAAGCAGGTAAGCCAGCAGTGCAATTAAGTGATAGTGCAAAGCAAAAGTTATTATCACATTCTTGGCCTGGTAATGTCAGAGAGCTTGATAATGTTGTTCAACGTGCTTTGATTTTGCAGCAAGGCGATACTGTACATGGTGAAGATATTTTTATCGAAAACTATCAACCAAGTTTAGTAATTACAAGAACAACGAATACGGAAGTGTCACCACAGATAAATGTGGAACAACAGGCGCGACAGGTTGAGCCTGTAATCAGTGACATAGAAAGTTATGATGCTGCAAATTATAAAGCGACTTTACAAGATAAAGAGCATCAAATTATTTTAGATACGCTACATAAGTGCAATGGTAAGCGTAAAGACGTTGCTGAGGTACTGGGTATGAGTCCAAGAACTTTACGTTATAAACTCGCTAAAATGCGCGATATGGGGATCCTTTTACCAGCATAA
- a CDS encoding cytidylyltransferase domain-containing protein, protein MTINAFVQARMNSRRLPGKVLKPILSRPMLSLLLERLRKCQHIDNIVILTSEEESDDEIADFCRTENVALFRGSLNNVLNRFTSALEKHPCKHVVRITADCPLIDHRIIDQVIQLHLNDKNDYTNNCDTPSFPHGLDTEIIKADVLQSIELQQLKPSDKEHVTLFVRTHNEQFKLGLLKNEIDYSAYRLTVDEQEDLSVVTAVFEALYNKDADFDYLQAIEFLDANPKLKLLNAKYERNEGLKYSLELEQSVST, encoded by the coding sequence ATGACAATAAATGCATTTGTCCAAGCAAGAATGAACTCCAGAAGATTACCTGGTAAGGTTTTAAAACCTATTTTAAGTCGACCTATGTTGAGCTTATTACTAGAAAGGCTTCGTAAATGTCAGCACATTGATAATATAGTCATTCTCACAAGCGAGGAGGAATCTGACGATGAAATAGCAGATTTCTGCCGCACCGAAAATGTTGCACTATTTCGTGGAAGTTTAAATAATGTACTGAATAGATTTACTTCTGCCCTTGAAAAACATCCATGTAAACATGTTGTGCGTATCACTGCAGACTGCCCATTAATCGATCACCGAATAATTGATCAGGTTATTCAACTTCACTTGAATGATAAGAATGATTATACGAATAATTGTGACACCCCTTCTTTCCCTCATGGTTTAGATACTGAAATAATTAAAGCTGATGTCTTACAATCAATTGAGTTACAACAACTTAAGCCTTCTGATAAAGAGCATGTAACTTTGTTCGTAAGAACCCACAATGAACAGTTCAAGCTCGGCTTACTCAAAAATGAGATTGACTACTCAGCATATAGACTCACCGTTGATGAACAAGAAGATTTAAGTGTCGTCACCGCCGTATTTGAAGCTCTTTATAACAAGGATGCTGACTTTGATTACCTTCAAGCAATTGAGTTTCTAGATGCAAACCCGAAGCTCAAACTTTTAAATGCTAAGTATGAAAGAAATGAAGGCCTCAAGTACTCGCTCGAGCTAGAACAAAGCGTTAGTACTTAA
- a CDS encoding flagellin translates to MQINSPSAGFFNKTEQTANKLNQQLATGKKVNSAADDAAALQIINRLTSQQEGYNQSIRNAYDGISLSQTADSALSGVGDAVSRIRELSIQAGSGVLTGSDRQALQDEVSQLQTQITETFENTTFGGKAIFNGEDTSFQVGPDANTTQSFNASDGSFANAILSVDISTQAGAQAAITAADDVSESLNSQRAEFGAFENTLSSTIRNLGTQQSNIAESQSRIQDTDYAQAASQQIANDILSQASIALRGQANQSASSVLGLL, encoded by the coding sequence ATGCAAATTAATTCACCGAGTGCTGGTTTTTTCAATAAAACGGAGCAAACTGCCAACAAGCTAAATCAGCAGTTGGCAACAGGCAAAAAAGTCAATTCAGCTGCAGATGATGCCGCTGCACTGCAAATTATTAATCGGCTTACCTCACAGCAGGAAGGGTATAACCAGTCTATAAGAAATGCTTACGATGGCATTTCTCTTTCTCAGACAGCTGATTCTGCATTGTCGGGTGTCGGGGATGCTGTCTCGCGTATTAGAGAATTATCTATTCAGGCGGGTAGTGGTGTACTCACTGGTTCAGATAGACAAGCGCTCCAAGATGAAGTGAGTCAACTGCAGACTCAAATAACAGAAACTTTCGAAAATACAACGTTTGGTGGTAAAGCCATCTTTAATGGTGAAGACACGAGTTTTCAAGTAGGCCCAGACGCTAATACAACGCAAAGTTTTAATGCTTCAGATGGTAGTTTTGCTAATGCAATTCTGAGTGTTGATATCTCTACTCAAGCGGGTGCACAAGCAGCTATTACAGCTGCTGACGATGTATCAGAAAGTCTTAATAGTCAGCGAGCTGAATTTGGCGCGTTTGAGAATACCTTAAGCAGTACAATTCGTAACCTAGGTACACAGCAATCAAATATAGCTGAAAGCCAAAGCCGTATCCAAGACACGGATTATGCACAGGCTGCTTCGCAGCAAATTGCCAATGATATTTTGTCTCAAGCGTCGATTGCATTGCGCGGTCAGGCTAATCAGTCTGCCTCTTCAGTTTTAGGTCTTCTATAA
- a CDS encoding sigma-54 dependent transcriptional regulator has translation MVLILDNNNNRANGLSAALNFVGQPAQMVSESEFQKEMSKTKDAIVVLGALAELDHEQVIKASPATPFLLIGETLKPLLDLANVIGLISEPFIHDVTMQLLHDAQQYLRMLPNKADATAGKSFDGLVGETEAVKQVRFLISQVAKTDANVLILGESGTGKEVVARNVHLLSKRNSGPFVPVNCGAIPGDLLESELFGHEKGAFTGAISARKGRFELAQGGTLFLDEIGDMPLQMQVKLLRVLQERSYERVGGTKAIQADVRIIAATHRNLETMIEDGKFREDLFYRLNVFPIENPSLHERADDIPLLLNELMRRVHEQSGSTAKFTERAIESLKAHPWPGNIRELANLVERMVIMFPEKVVDVTDLPTKYRHIEVEAFEPEYPEELLEKDAFNELFSSGFSDYDEESIEFDSGFNDSANQFGLLPDEGIELKEYLAELEVSLITQALERNDYVVARAAEILGVRRTTLVEKMKKYNLNKD, from the coding sequence ATGGTTTTAATCTTAGATAACAATAATAATCGCGCGAATGGTTTATCAGCTGCTCTCAACTTTGTAGGGCAACCTGCGCAAATGGTTTCTGAAAGTGAATTTCAGAAAGAAATGTCTAAGACCAAAGATGCCATAGTCGTCCTCGGTGCCCTTGCAGAGCTTGATCACGAACAAGTTATTAAAGCTTCTCCTGCGACTCCTTTCCTATTGATAGGAGAAACACTCAAACCACTTTTAGATCTCGCAAATGTTATTGGCTTAATTTCAGAGCCATTTATTCATGATGTGACCATGCAATTACTGCATGATGCTCAGCAATATCTTCGAATGCTACCTAACAAAGCCGATGCCACAGCAGGCAAGAGTTTCGATGGACTAGTTGGTGAAACTGAAGCGGTTAAGCAGGTTCGTTTTTTAATTTCACAAGTGGCTAAAACTGATGCCAACGTATTGATTTTAGGTGAATCAGGGACAGGTAAAGAAGTCGTTGCACGCAATGTTCATCTGTTATCCAAAAGAAACTCTGGGCCATTTGTGCCAGTTAACTGTGGCGCTATTCCAGGTGACTTATTAGAGAGCGAATTATTTGGTCATGAGAAAGGTGCATTTACTGGGGCGATTTCTGCACGAAAAGGCCGCTTTGAACTCGCTCAAGGTGGTACCTTATTTTTAGATGAAATAGGTGACATGCCGCTACAGATGCAAGTTAAATTGCTGAGGGTATTACAAGAGCGCAGTTATGAGCGAGTGGGTGGCACAAAAGCAATTCAGGCCGATGTTCGAATCATTGCTGCCACTCACAGAAATTTAGAAACCATGATAGAAGACGGTAAGTTTCGTGAAGACTTATTTTACCGGTTAAATGTTTTCCCAATCGAAAATCCTTCTTTACATGAGCGAGCAGATGATATTCCACTGCTGTTAAACGAGCTTATGCGTCGCGTGCACGAACAAAGCGGAAGCACAGCTAAGTTTACAGAGCGTGCAATTGAGAGCTTAAAGGCTCACCCTTGGCCTGGTAACATTCGAGAGCTGGCTAACCTTGTTGAGCGTATGGTGATCATGTTCCCTGAAAAGGTGGTCGACGTCACTGATTTACCGACTAAATATAGACATATAGAAGTTGAAGCATTTGAACCTGAGTATCCTGAAGAGTTACTTGAAAAAGATGCATTTAACGAGCTATTTAGTAGTGGCTTTAGCGACTATGATGAAGAGTCGATTGAATTTGACTCAGGGTTTAATGACTCTGCAAATCAGTTTGGTCTGTTGCCAGATGAAGGTATTGAGTTAAAAGAATACTTGGCTGAGCTTGAAGTAAGTTTAATTACGCAAGCATTAGAGCGAAATGATTATGTGGTGGCCCGTGCAGCTGAGATTTTAGGAGTGCGTCGTACCACACTCGTAGAGAAAATGAAAAAGTACAATTTAAATAAAGATTGA
- a CDS encoding sensor histidine kinase, with translation MALAQLAQASHLSPVTPLSRQPDLEFNPCLLQEAYVGELSDLRQQASWLSHLVDTMPAGVVVLDGQGMIAKANQIAIDMLGEPLEGEKWFNIIQRSFSPQQDDGHEVSLRDGRLIKLDITALAPEPGQLILMTDLTETRRLQKRMAHMQRLSSLGKMVASLAHQVRTPLSAAMLYAANLGSNKVPEASRSRFHEKLMSRLKDLESQVNDMLLFAKSGEQQVIEKVSMQQLLSEVKAGADAMVAMNSSELEVNLPEPDIEILGNKTALASAIQNLIHNSIQVIGKNAHITLSAARDEESDRVRISVSDNGPGVDLALSEKIFEPFFTTKSQGTGLGLAVVSSVANSHKGKVEVTNNEQGGACFSLLLPISFSTEQLEVV, from the coding sequence ATGGCACTAGCACAATTAGCCCAGGCATCACATTTATCTCCAGTAACGCCTCTAAGTCGTCAACCTGATTTGGAGTTTAACCCATGTTTACTGCAGGAGGCTTATGTGGGGGAATTAAGCGACTTACGTCAACAAGCAAGTTGGTTAAGTCACCTAGTTGATACTATGCCTGCCGGCGTTGTGGTACTCGATGGTCAAGGTATGATTGCAAAAGCAAATCAAATTGCCATTGATATGTTGGGCGAGCCGCTAGAAGGTGAAAAATGGTTTAATATCATTCAGCGCTCTTTTAGCCCTCAACAAGACGATGGACACGAAGTGTCATTGCGAGACGGTCGTTTGATCAAGCTTGATATTACTGCACTTGCACCAGAGCCGGGTCAATTAATTTTAATGACCGACCTAACAGAAACCCGTCGTTTACAGAAACGTATGGCACATATGCAGCGTTTAAGCTCTCTAGGTAAAATGGTTGCATCGCTTGCCCACCAAGTAAGAACGCCACTTTCGGCAGCTATGCTATATGCCGCCAATTTAGGTAGTAATAAAGTGCCTGAAGCATCTCGTTCACGTTTTCATGAAAAGCTGATGTCTAGATTGAAAGATCTCGAATCGCAAGTAAACGATATGTTGTTGTTTGCAAAAAGCGGTGAGCAGCAAGTGATCGAAAAAGTGTCTATGCAGCAACTGCTTAGTGAAGTGAAAGCGGGTGCAGATGCCATGGTGGCGATGAATAGCAGTGAGCTTGAAGTAAATTTACCAGAACCAGACATTGAGATTTTAGGTAATAAAACAGCGCTCGCCAGTGCCATCCAAAACTTAATTCACAACAGTATTCAAGTGATTGGCAAAAATGCCCACATCACATTAAGTGCAGCGCGTGATGAAGAGTCAGACAGAGTGAGAATTTCAGTGTCTGACAATGGTCCCGGCGTCGATTTAGCGCTGTCAGAAAAAATATTTGAACCTTTCTTTACTACAAAAAGCCAAGGCACGGGCCTAGGTTTAGCGGTTGTTAGCTCAGTAGCTAACTCACACAAAGGTAAAGTAGAAGTAACCAATAATGAGCAAGGCGGTGCGTGTTTTAGTTTATTACTGCCGATTTCATTCAGTACAGAGCAATTGGAGGTTGTATGA
- the fliF gene encoding flagellar basal-body MS-ring/collar protein FliF yields MATNQSTDLTLTDGTAGAGSEEQQEQKSGYLSALSGVDMLRQVTIIIALAICLAIAIAIIIWARQPDMRPLGQYPTEELVQTLDFLDAQKIDYELEGNTIMVAETDYQTIKLQMARDGFTQAPSSGTDILMQDMGFGVSQRLERERLKHSREQQLARTIEELQDINRAKVLLAIPKENVFARREKKPSATVVITLKRGRTLGGEEVDSIVDIVASAVQGLEPARVTVTDQNGRLLNSGSQDSLAARSRKEYEIERKREQEYLEKIDSILIPVVGLGKYTAQVDLTMDFSAVEETQKRYNPDLPAVRSETTFEESNIGGITAGIPGALTNQPPVNSNIPEIANGSNAQGSSPTRSQKEATRNYELDTTISHKRQQTGVIRRISVSVAVDYLPKPDAEGNMTMAPRSQEELMNIRRLLQGGVGFDMQRGDALEVVTVPFVREDIIEQADLPLWEQDWFMKTIRLALGALVIIVLILAVVRPMLKRLIDPDDTLEDFDEDALTTGVDLGDSTLDMLNNEFDSSAVGFSSDGTLQLPDLHGDEDLLKAVRALVANEPELSSQVVKAWLTEDE; encoded by the coding sequence GTGGCAACGAATCAATCAACCGATCTGACCTTAACCGATGGCACTGCTGGCGCTGGCTCTGAAGAGCAGCAAGAGCAAAAGTCGGGATATTTAAGCGCATTAAGTGGCGTTGATATGCTTCGCCAGGTGACTATTATTATTGCTTTAGCTATTTGTTTGGCCATTGCAATCGCGATCATCATTTGGGCGCGCCAACCTGATATGCGTCCACTGGGCCAGTACCCAACCGAAGAGTTAGTCCAGACTCTAGACTTTCTAGATGCTCAAAAAATTGATTATGAGCTCGAAGGCAACACCATCATGGTTGCCGAAACCGATTACCAAACCATAAAACTACAAATGGCCCGTGATGGTTTCACGCAAGCTCCAAGCTCTGGCACAGATATTCTGATGCAAGACATGGGCTTTGGTGTGAGCCAACGCCTAGAGCGAGAGCGCCTTAAGCATAGCCGAGAGCAACAACTAGCTCGTACCATTGAAGAACTGCAAGATATTAACCGTGCCAAAGTACTGTTAGCTATACCTAAAGAAAATGTATTTGCGCGTCGCGAAAAGAAGCCTTCTGCTACCGTGGTTATCACTTTAAAGCGTGGTAGAACGCTTGGCGGTGAAGAAGTTGATTCGATTGTAGATATCGTTGCTTCGGCAGTTCAAGGTTTAGAGCCTGCGCGAGTAACTGTAACAGACCAAAATGGACGTTTATTAAACTCAGGTTCACAAGATTCTTTAGCAGCACGCTCTCGAAAAGAATATGAGATTGAGCGTAAGCGCGAACAAGAATATTTAGAAAAGATTGATAGTATTCTTATTCCTGTTGTGGGTTTAGGTAAATACACCGCTCAAGTAGATCTAACCATGGATTTCAGTGCAGTTGAAGAGACGCAAAAGCGTTATAATCCTGATCTGCCTGCTGTACGCAGTGAAACCACGTTCGAAGAAAGCAATATTGGTGGTATTACAGCTGGTATTCCTGGTGCACTTACAAACCAGCCTCCGGTTAACTCAAACATACCTGAAATCGCCAATGGCAGTAATGCTCAAGGTTCCTCACCTACTCGCTCACAAAAAGAAGCCACCCGTAACTATGAATTAGATACAACTATTAGCCACAAACGTCAGCAAACAGGGGTTATTCGTCGCATCAGTGTGTCTGTGGCAGTGGATTATCTACCAAAACCTGATGCAGAAGGTAATATGACGATGGCACCTCGAAGCCAAGAAGAATTAATGAATATTCGTCGTCTACTTCAAGGTGGTGTGGGTTTTGATATGCAACGTGGCGATGCATTAGAAGTTGTAACCGTTCCATTTGTTCGTGAAGATATTATTGAACAAGCAGATCTGCCACTGTGGGAACAAGATTGGTTTATGAAAACAATCCGTCTTGCGCTTGGTGCATTGGTTATTATCGTGCTTATTCTGGCAGTTGTTCGTCCGATGCTGAAACGCCTGATTGACCCAGATGACACACTAGAAGACTTTGATGAAGATGCGTTAACAACCGGCGTAGACTTAGGTGATAGCACGTTAGATATGCTGAATAATGAGTTTGATTCATCAGCAGTTGGCTTCTCATCAGATGGTACTTTACAATTACCAGACTTACACGGCGACGAAGACTTACTGAAAGCAGTAAGAGCGCTTGTAGCCAATGAACCAGAATTATCATCACAAGTTGTGAAAGCGTGGTTAACGGAAGATGAGTAA
- the pseB gene encoding UDP-N-acetylglucosamine 4,6-dehydratase (inverting) gives MFDNKTILITGGTGSFGKKYVKTLLERYNPKKIIIFSRDELKQFEMQQDYNGDCMRYFIGDVRDKDRLKRAMRGVDFVIHAAALKQVPAAEYNPMECIKTNINGAENVIEAALDNNVEKVIALSTDKAANPINLYGATKLASDKLFVAANNIAGGHKTTFSVVRYGNVVCSRGSVVPVFQKFIDEGKDHIPITHEEMTRFWISLQQGVDFVLKNFERMLGGEIFVPKIPSIRITDLATAMAPNLPQKIIGIRPGEKLHEVMCPSDLSFDTFEFDDHFVIAPGIKFSSRTNAFDTNALDEKGTKVAPGYEYNSLDNPEYLTLEEIKEFNSKAIQ, from the coding sequence ATGTTCGATAACAAAACCATTTTAATAACCGGCGGAACAGGGTCATTTGGTAAAAAGTATGTGAAAACATTACTTGAGCGCTATAACCCTAAGAAAATTATTATTTTTTCAAGGGATGAATTAAAGCAATTTGAAATGCAGCAAGACTATAATGGTGACTGCATGCGTTATTTTATTGGTGACGTTAGAGATAAAGACCGACTCAAAAGAGCAATGAGAGGCGTAGACTTTGTTATCCACGCGGCTGCGCTGAAGCAAGTACCTGCTGCAGAATATAATCCAATGGAGTGCATCAAAACTAACATAAATGGTGCAGAAAATGTTATTGAGGCTGCACTCGATAACAACGTTGAAAAAGTCATCGCTCTGTCTACAGATAAGGCTGCAAATCCAATTAACTTATATGGCGCTACAAAACTTGCTTCAGATAAGTTATTTGTTGCAGCCAATAACATTGCTGGCGGCCATAAAACAACCTTTTCTGTTGTTCGATATGGTAACGTCGTGTGCTCTCGAGGTTCTGTTGTCCCTGTTTTTCAAAAGTTCATTGATGAGGGAAAAGATCATATCCCTATTACTCATGAAGAGATGACTCGCTTTTGGATTAGCCTTCAACAAGGGGTCGACTTTGTTCTCAAAAACTTTGAGCGTATGCTCGGTGGAGAAATATTTGTACCAAAAATCCCATCTATCAGAATTACCGATTTAGCCACTGCAATGGCACCTAATTTACCGCAAAAAATAATCGGCATTCGCCCTGGTGAAAAATTGCATGAAGTCATGTGCCCATCGGATCTTAGTTTTGATACCTTTGAATTTGACGACCACTTTGTCATTGCACCAGGAATAAAATTCAGTAGCCGAACAAATGCCTTCGATACAAATGCTCTAGATGAAAAAGGAACAAAAGTTGCTCCTGGCTATGAATATAACTCTTTAGACAACCCTGAGTATTTAACACTTGAAGAAATAAAAGAGTTTAATAGTAAGGCGATTCAATGA
- the pseC gene encoding UDP-4-amino-4,6-dideoxy-N-acetyl-beta-L-altrosamine transaminase, translating to MIPYGKQHIDQDDINAVVEVLNSDYLTQGPRVPQFEGKVAEYCNAKYAVAVNSATSALHIACLALGVGEGDIVWTSPNSFVASSNCALYCGAQVDFVDINPRNGNLCTSALEQKLKTANINNCLPKVIIPVHFSGQPCDMEAISKLANKYDIKIIEDASHAIGAEYQNNKVGSCQYSDICIFSFHPVKIITSAEGGIALTNNNALANVMKKLRSHGVTSDVKEFTESSHGPWYYQQQMLGFNYRMSDLHAAIGITQLSKLDDFVLKRNLQAKKYIDKLIDLPVTPLEVSDAVLSSYHLFIILIDKSCCVPKKHIVELLRKEGIFAHVHYIPIYKQPFYKKLGFSETYCDYAEQYYEQAITLPLYPQMTEEQQNKVIGSLKKVLNTTDSI from the coding sequence ATGATCCCCTATGGCAAACAACATATAGATCAAGATGATATTAACGCTGTAGTTGAAGTACTAAATTCAGATTACTTAACACAAGGCCCTAGGGTGCCGCAGTTTGAAGGAAAAGTAGCTGAATATTGTAACGCCAAGTATGCTGTAGCAGTAAATAGTGCTACTTCGGCTTTACATATAGCCTGTTTAGCTCTCGGAGTAGGTGAAGGTGATATTGTTTGGACTTCGCCCAATTCATTTGTTGCTTCATCAAACTGCGCGCTTTATTGTGGTGCTCAAGTTGATTTCGTCGATATTAATCCAAGAAATGGAAATTTATGCACTTCGGCTTTAGAACAAAAACTAAAGACAGCTAATATTAATAATTGTCTACCTAAAGTTATTATTCCTGTTCACTTTTCAGGCCAGCCCTGCGATATGGAAGCCATCTCAAAACTCGCAAATAAATACGATATTAAAATTATTGAAGATGCTTCTCATGCTATTGGCGCTGAATATCAGAATAATAAGGTAGGCAGTTGCCAATACTCTGATATTTGTATTTTTAGTTTTCATCCAGTCAAGATAATTACTTCTGCGGAAGGGGGCATAGCTTTAACTAATAACAATGCCCTTGCTAATGTAATGAAAAAACTTAGAAGTCATGGCGTCACCAGTGATGTTAAAGAGTTCACTGAATCGAGTCATGGACCTTGGTATTATCAACAGCAAATGCTCGGTTTTAATTACAGAATGAGTGATTTACATGCCGCCATCGGGATCACTCAACTCAGCAAACTTGATGATTTTGTCCTGAAGCGAAATCTTCAAGCTAAGAAATATATAGATAAGCTGATAGATCTACCCGTTACCCCTTTAGAAGTATCTGATGCCGTTTTATCTTCCTATCACTTGTTTATTATTCTTATAGATAAATCTTGTTGCGTGCCCAAGAAGCATATTGTAGAGCTATTGCGTAAAGAAGGTATTTTTGCGCATGTACACTATATACCTATTTATAAACAGCCTTTTTATAAAAAATTAGGGTTTTCTGAAACGTATTGCGATTATGCTGAACAGTATTATGAACAAGCTATCACGCTGCCGCTTTACCCCCAGATGACCGAAGAACAACAAAATAAAGTTATTGGCTCATTAAAGAAAGTGCTTAATACAACCGATAGTATTTAA
- the fliE gene encoding flagellar hook-basal body complex protein FliE, whose protein sequence is MKIQPNSLYQEMQSLAVEATRNTIKTNEVAVQKTAATSSAQFGDLLSDAINTVNGLQKDAKSKVTALEMGDRSVSLAEVMIASQKSSVAFEATVQVRNKLVESYKEIMNMPV, encoded by the coding sequence ATGAAAATCCAACCAAACTCTCTTTATCAAGAAATGCAGTCTCTTGCAGTAGAGGCAACGAGAAATACCATTAAAACCAATGAAGTTGCAGTGCAAAAAACCGCGGCGACTTCTTCTGCGCAATTTGGCGATTTGCTGTCAGACGCAATCAATACGGTAAATGGTTTACAAAAAGATGCTAAATCAAAAGTAACGGCGCTAGAGATGGGTGATAGAAGTGTTTCACTTGCCGAAGTCATGATAGCATCACAAAAATCATCAGTGGCTTTCGAAGCAACGGTACAAGTTAGAAATAAACTTGTAGAATCTTATAAAGAAATCATGAATATGCCAGTTTAA